In Microplitis mediator isolate UGA2020A chromosome 2, iyMicMedi2.1, whole genome shotgun sequence, a single window of DNA contains:
- the LOC130664064 gene encoding putative uncharacterized protein DDB_G0277255, with protein MSEKCKECTCVKCTINANRFSDVHLHAEIEQLRQKLKEKENYIVKIETQYLKEVDKFPNGKLASMKIDLRLSEEKHARLMEAQKRMLKVNQNLEDKLLKLVDKCETEKSAFIKDIATLSHRLADANLTIHSLSQDNARYRADMNLAIQSLQCKPSNFVGQKYDALPLEIQSRVKHYMSQKRRSSDQSQSEVKSITVPISTFPPTAMVYNITKTNPDKHSDDESDDGKPQIDVVSAAIMAKVLEDREKDRLLAKHCSTCVCHKSILTVDSHTQTNPDNIICNKVQTSPNNNSNNNNNSNTNNNNNNNNYDLCKSDETKCQSLNVNKTGVCTKVNQDLPSQIKIERQSKSTLKIKQNNKPKRIEIPIDNIVIQKSQGQVNPVDIINERIWRNNWSKSKLNSPQLEANSESNSKSDIHLDVINERIWKTEPRNNINNNNNNHNNNNNNNNNNNNNNNSNHSNQVTVIEVSNEDTANQSPDFAVSPSFSNDSVLMSSSEPSSSSSDLVQINNEKRRLLSPVNKDRVIGPRNCLMRVSREGSKNILLDNAGQYQTVLYTSSGSGSGSANQTNTALVHNLAKSTRSGRSLSTSSEEALPILSNDATQLQRVAEWVQSSVGVKKIPHTRNSNSIISNTNNININNNNNNNNNNNINNTGIKPSTSSDNLTQPQNIKSTKSSCIIEIPNTDDHINENNSLKTAFDSNKSIANELVIKTHAIDKKSLLSCNKKPENEQVKDLICFDSTNEDDGEDEDGRKNNWTSNEKKLTSGEDCEVKITKEMEETYLKLAASLDPRTLRLPTNVNADLTIEKYRKDHKKIYMQKIQEKTETNT; from the exons ATGTCAGAAAAGTGTAAG gaatgCACTTGCGTAAAATGCACAATAAATGCCAACAGATTCAGCGACGTACATTTACATGCGGAAATCGAACAGTTAcgtcaaaaattaaaggaaaaagaaaattatattgttaaaatagAAACGCAGTACTTGAAGGAGGTTGACAAATTTCCAAATGGTAAATTGGCGTCGATGAAGATTGATTTACGTCTATCGGAAGAAAAACATGCACGACTAATGGAGGCACAAAAGAGGATGCTTAAAGTTAATCAAAATCTTGAAGATAAATTGCTGAAACTTGTTGATAAATGTGAGACTGAGAAGAGTGCCTTTATTAAGGACATAGCGACACTGTCACATCGTTTGGCTGATGCTAATTTGACAATTCACAGCTTGTCCCAAGacaat GCTAGATACAGAGCTGATATGAATCTAGCTATTCAATCGCTTCAATGTAAACCATCCAATTTCGTTGGACAAAAATACGACGCT ttgCCACTAGAAATCCAGTCACGAGTAAAACATTACATGAGTCAAAAGCGACGTTCAAGCGATCAATCACAATCAGAAGTTAAAAGTATAACTGTGCCAATATCAACCTTTCCACCAACGGCAATGGTTTACAACATAACAAAAACAAATCCAGACAAGCACAGTGATGACGAGAGTGACGACGGTAAACCACAAATAGATGTAGTTTCAGCAGCAATTATGGCCAAAGTCCTTGAGGATCGGGAAAAGGATCGTTTACTTGCTAAACATTGTTCAACGTGTGTTTGTCATAAGTCGATTTTAACCGTTGATTCCCATACACAAACTAATCCcgataatattatttgtaataaggTGCAAACTAGTccaaataataacagtaataataataataatagtaatactaataataacaataacaataataattacgatTTATGTAAAAGTGATGAAACAAAATGTCAAAGTTTGAATGTTAATAAAACAGGCGTATGCACAAAAGTAAATCAGGATTTGCCatcacaaataaaaattgaacgTCAATCTAAATCAACgcttaaaataaaacaaaataataaacccAAGAGGATAGAAATTCCAATTGACAATATAGTAATACAAAAATCACAGGGTCAAGTTAATCCTGTTGATATAATAAACGAACGAATATGGCGAAATAATTGGAGCAAATCGAAATTGAATTCTCCCCAGCTAGAAGCCAACAGCGAATCGAATAGTAAAAGTGACATTCATTTGGACGTAATAAATGAACGAATTTGGAAGACAGAACCccgtaataatattaataacaataacaataaccataataataacaataataataataataacaacaacaacaacaacaatagcAATCATAGTAATCAGGTGACAGTAATCGAAGTTTCAAATGAAGACACTGCGAATCAATCGCCAGATTTTGCAGTAAGTCCGAGTTTTAGCAATGACAGCGTTCTGATGTCAAGCTCTGAGCCGTCAAGTAGCTCGAGTGATCTAGtccaaattaataatgaaaagcGACGACTACTCAGTCCAGTAAATAAAGACCGTGTTATTGGCCCGAGGAACTGTTTGATGCGCGTGAGTCGTGAGggatcgaaaaatattttgctagACAACGCCGGTCAATATCAGACAGTTCTTTATACGAGCTCTGGAAGTGGTAGCGGAAGTGCCAATCAAACAAATACAGCTCTCGTACACAATCTTGCTAAATCAACACGTTCTGGTAGATCGCTGTCGACTAGCAGTGAAGAAGCTCTTCCTATTTTATCGAACGATGCAACACAATTACAGAGGGTGGCTGAGTGGGTTCAGTCATCTGttggagttaaaaaaattccgcATACAAGAAACAGTAATAGCATTATTagtaatactaataatataaatattaataataataataataacaataataataataatattaataatactgGTATTAAGCCGAGCACATCCAGTGATAATCTGACACAGCCACAAAATATCAAGAGCACAAAATCGTCTTGTATTATTGAAATACCGAATACTGATGATcatattaatgaaaataattcattgaaGACGGCGTTCGATAGTAATAAAAGTATCGCCAATGAACTGGTTATTAAAACACACGCGATTGAtaagaaaagtttattaaGTTGCAATAAAAAACCAGAGAATGAACAAGTTAAGGATTTGATTTGTTTCGACTCGACAAACGAAGACGACGGAGAGGACGAGGatggaagaaaaaataattggacaagtaatgaaaaaaaattaacaagtgGTGAAGATTGCGAAGTTAAAATAACCAAAGAAATGGAGGAAACTTATTTGAAATTAGCTGCCAGTCTTGATCCCCGTACATTGCGTTTGCCTACTAATGTAAATGCTGATCTGACGATTGAAAAGTATCGtaaggatcataaaaaaatttatatgcaaAAAATACAGGAAAAAACGGAAACTAATACATAA
- the LOC130664066 gene encoding dynein light chain Tctex-type 5 has product MSIRSQKTLSGTSKSSLPRALSQTSTNKSHPSSLLSLGIHRGSVAFRIGKAGFKVPRYQNTYQLESTNPFSHNIVDKILKNIMTTKLTGVTYNPIICLQLCQDIAIQVKKQIYKADFNRYKYVVIINIIEKTNQGIHESLGFIWDHQRDSYSKYIFENSQFYAIGIAAGVYYE; this is encoded by the exons ATGTCAATAc gAAGTCAGAAGACACTGTCAGGAACATCAAAATCATCGTTACCTCGAGCATTATCACAGACATCAACAAACAAATCACATCCGAGTAGTTTATTATCATTAGGAATACATCGTGGTAGTGTTGCGTTTAGAATTGGTAAAGCTGGTTTCAAG GTTCCAAGATATCAAAACACTTATCAACTAGAATCAACTAATCCATTCTCACACAATATTGtcgataaaatattaaaaaatattatgacaACAAAACTAACTGGCGTTACATATAATCCAATTATTTGTCTGCAATTGTGTCAAGATATTGCTATAcaagttaaaaaacaaatttacaaAGCTGATTTTAATCg atataaatacgttgtaataataaatattatcgaaaaaacaaatcaaGGAATACATGAATCATTAGGATTTATTTGGGATCATCAAAGAGATtcatattcaaaatatatttttgaaaactcaCAATTTTATGCCATTGGAATTGCAGCAGGTGTTTATTATGAATAA
- the LOC130664065 gene encoding hepatocyte growth factor-regulated tyrosine kinase substrate — translation MFQRSPNFFQLLDKATSHLHLDPDWPTILQICDFIRQGDIQPKPALAAIKKKITNPNPHVSLFGLLVLESCVKNCGSLIHDEIGTKQYMEQLKELVKATTHEEVKTKILGLIQAWAFAFRNSPKYTAVKDTMNIMKAEGYMFPELKESDAMFSADTAPEWADGEVCHRCRVAFSIVQRKHHCRACGQVFCGQCSSKTTTLPKFGIEKDVRVCDACYIVMNKPSTASTKETDLPVEYLSSSLAQQQQVPPRKTEEELREEEELQLALALSQSEAEQKEKDKKRATNAYKSNSISTSRTTYSPPPSPGPSPSKIHEEETDPELAKYLNRKYWEQRQIVNEEQTGGSRADVTSPSAPNIGSPMPQRVVVAKQQNGDIDIHLDEFVNNLRSQVEIFVNRMKSNSSRGRSIVNDSFFQSLFMNITAMHSRLLKYIQEHDDTRLYYEGLQDKLAQVKDARAALDDLREEHRNKLRREAEEAERQKQMQMAMKLDIMRKKKQEYLNYQRQLALQKIQERERELQMRQEQQKQQYMMGGYQTVPNYMGPSQGSPIRHVQYQVPGTNYNPMSPTTQGVYSYGPSSMGPYPMPNYSMSQMGSLPPHMMPNMPVTQDQPPQSGPNDSMIQSRDNMTPASQPGMMPQMSNVPSMTQIPGAGHQMTLPGQHGPSSGHMAPRIGPQSNEISQSVPPANASQIGSAQGAMHGPPGHMGIPQASGGVQMPQGIPQQMPQHVAGASNIPPPQAPGSIQMPGGGGGGNNGSNTQISQTQIPSMNPSQPIQYPASVPATISSAQTEPRQIEIKKNDDNTAELISFD, via the exons ATGTTTCAGAGatcaccaaatttttttcaattactcg atAAAGCCACGAGCCATTTGCATCTTGATCCCGACTGGCCGACGATTTTACAAATTTGTGATTTCATACGCCAAGGAGACATACa acccaAACCAGCTCTCGCAGCCATTAAGAAAAAGATAACTAATCCAAATCCTCACGTTTCTCTTTTTGGTCTTCTT gtATTAGAGTCATGTGTGAAAAATTGTGGAAGTTTGATCCATGATGAAATAGGTACTAAGCAGTATATGGAACAGTTGAAAGAATTAGTTAAGGCAACAACTCACGAAGAAgttaaaactaaaatacttGGATTGATTCAAGCTTGGGCATTTGCATTTAGAAATAGTCCTAAATATACTGCTGTtaag gaTACTATGAACATAATGAAAGCAGAAGGATACATGTTTCCCGAGTTAAAAGAGAGCGACGCAATGTTCAGCGCAGACACAGCACCCGAGTGGGCTGATGGTGAAGTTTGTCATCGATGTCGTGTTGCCTTTAGTATAGTGCAACGCAAACATCATTGTCGAGCTTGCGGGCAAGTTTTTTGCGGTCAATGTTCTAGTAAAACAACAACATTACCTAAATTTGGTATCGAAAAAGACGTACGAGTTTGCGATGCTTGTTACATTGTCATGAATAAACCCAGTACTGCCTCGACAAAAGAAACTGATTTGCCGGTTGAATACTTGAGCAGCTCACTCGCTCAACAGCAACAA GTTCCGCCACGAAAGACTGAAGAAGAGTTACGTGAAGAAGAGGAACTGCAGCTGGCGCTTGCATTGAGTCAGAGTGAGGCTGAACAGaaagaaaaagataaaaaacgCGCGACAAATGCATACAAGAGCAATTCTATATCAACATCACGAACGACTTATTCTCCTCCGCCATCTCCA GGCCCTAGTCCATCGAAAATTCATGAAGAAGAAACCGATCCCGAGTTGGCAAAGTATCTAAACCGTAAATATTGGGAACAAAGACAGATAGTAAATGAAGAGCAAACTGGTGGTTCACGTGCTGATGTCACCAGTCCATCAGCACCCAACATCGGCAGCCCGATGCCTCAACGGGTCGTCGTTGCCAAGCAGCAGAATGGTGACATTGACATCCACCTGGATGAGTTTGTCAACAACTTGAGATCCCAAGTTGAAATATTTGTTAACAGAATGAAAAGCAATTCATCGCGTGGCAGATCTATTGTCAATGACAGTTTCTTTCAAAGTCTGTTTATGAACATCACTGCGATGCACTCGCGACTGCTTAAGTACATCCAGGAACATGATGACACTCGACTTTATTACGAGGGCCTGCAGGATAAACTGGCTCAGGTGAAAGATGCGAGAGCTGCGTTGGATGACTTACGGGAGGAGCATCGCAATAAGCTGCGGCGTGAAGCTGAAGAGGCTGAAAGACAGAAGCAAATGCAAATGGCTATGAAGTTGGATATTATGAGGAAGAAAAAGCAGGAGTACTTGAATTATCAACGACAATTGGCTTTGCAGAAAATTCAAGAACGTGAGCGGGAGCTTCAGATGCGTCAAGAGCAACAGAAGCAGCAGTACATGATGG gtGGCTATCAAACGGTTCCTAATTATATGGGTCCATCACAAGGCTCACCAATTCGTCATGTTCAGTATCAAGTTCCTGGTACTAATTACAATCCCATGTCTCCAACAACCCAAGGCGTTTATTCATATGGCCCATCATCAATGGGCCCATATCCGATGCCAAATTATTCAATGTCTCAAATGGGTTCTCTTCCGCCTCACATGATGCCCAACATGCCAGTGACTCAAGACCAACCTCCTCAGTCTGGTCCCAATGATTCAATGATTCAGTCACGTGACAACATGACTCCAGCATCACAACCTGGaatg ATGCCGCAAATGTCAAATGTACCATCAATGACACAAATTCCCGGAGCCGGACATCAAATGACATTACCAGGTCAGCATGGGCCGTCGTCTGGACACATGGCGCCTCGTATAGGTCCTCAGTCCAACGAGATTTCTCAATCAGTGCCTCCAGCGAATGCTTCTCAAATTGGATCGGCTCAGGGAGCAATGCACGGTCCCCCTGGACACATGGGCATTCCTCAAGCATCCGGTGGTGTTCAAATGCCGCAAGGAATTCCTCAACAAATGCCTCAGCATGTCGCCGGGGCAAGTAATATTCCACCACCACAAGCTCCTGGATCCATCCAAATGCCTGGTGGTGGCGGGGGTGGTAATAACGGCAGTAACACCCAGATTTCACAGACACAAATACCATCAATGAACCCATCGCAACCTATTCAATATCCGGCATCAGTTCCCGCGACAATTTCGTCAGCACAAACAGAACCGCGAcagattgaaattaaaaaaaatgatgataatactGCTGAGCTTATATCTTTTGATTAA